The sequence taattcttgtggaacacctaaagggttaaaattgtttttaaaatcagttttaaataccttgaggggtgtagtttctcaaatggtttcacttttttggagtttcaactctagggttgcatcaggggggcttcaaatcagacatggcagcttaaaattatcccaatgaaatctgctttccaaaaaaccatatgacgtttctTTCCttttgcgcaatgccgtgtgcctgtacagcagtttacgaccacatatggggtgtttctgtaaaatttttggagtttctactctaggggtgtatcagggggcttcaaatgggacacggtgtcaaaaaaccagttcagcaaaatctaccttccaaaaaccgtatggcattcctttccttctgtgccccgcCGTTTGCCCATACAgcattttatgaccacatatggggtgtttctataaactacaaaatcagggccatagatattgagttttgtttggctgctaacccttgctttgtaactggaaaaaatggattcaaatgtaaaatctgccaaaaaagtgaaatttagaaatgttatctctatttttcatcaattcttgtggaacacctaaagggttaacaaagtttgtaaaatctgttttgaataccattttcgggtggtttctattatgtaagcctcacaaagtgacttttgacctgaactggtcctgaaaatgtgggttttagaaattttcagaaaaacttcaacatttgcttctaaactcctaagccttgtaatgtccccaaaatgataccagtgtcatgaaggacaatatgtgacgaaaaaacagtctcagaatggcctggataagtaacagCGTTTtacagttattcacacataaagtgacactggtcagatttgcaaaaaaaaatggcctagtccttaaggtgaaatatgcccgtgtccttaaggggttaaattaaattaatattttGGACGGCACTCCGTTTGTATACGAGAAATATAGATCCCAAAGGGAGGTGCTCAATGGAGGGACAGTCACGTCACTATATCAATTGTAATATATCCACGGCACACTCATTTACTGGTCAAATAGAATGAAATTTATTGTGTTGTCAACACCAACTTAGTATAATGTCTAACAAAGGAGatagggccaacgtttcggtccaacctggaccttgatcacggcctatgaacaatacagaaaaattacataaatattacaaCAATCAGGTGCTGAGTAACATTGAATATGAaaattgtataaaataaaagtCTACATTTATATAAGAATGCAGTAATGGGCCACAGGGGTGGGTAAGTCTCACAAGGAACAAAATAAAAATGTGTGAGAGACATAGAAGCTGAGAGAGGAGTTTAGTCAAGTGTATATCATATGTCATAATAAAGCTTAATGGAAAATCCCAGTCAAGTCTAAGGGATTATATAGAATCTAATCGACAGGGTGGCAACTCTAATTATAGTATACATGCATAAAAAGACTGACTCCAATTGCAGCTCCGATATTCTATCACAAATATAAAGTATACATATACCAAATAGATCCAATATCGTTATGCTAACCTAAAGAAATAAAGATGATGAATCAAAGTATGAGAACAAACAAGCAACATAGAGACATCGGGAGTATACCCTGTCGATTAGATTCTATATAATCCCTTAGACTTGACTGGGATTTTCCATTAAGCTTTATTATGACATATGATATACACTTGACTAAACTCCTCTCTCAGCTTCTATGTCTCTCACACATTTTTATTTTGTTCCTTGTGAGACTTACCCACCCCTGTGGCCCATTACTGCATTCTTATATAAATGTAGacttttattttatacaatttTCATATTCAATGTTACTCAGCACCTGATTGttgtaatatttatgtaatttttctgtattgttcataggccgtgatcaaggtccaggttggaccgaaacgttggccctatctccttaaggggttaaacacacacagtgtgttatgggataaaaatatataaaaataaaaaagtagcttggtggaccaagcatccaaaaattatgccttgacagggtcGACTCGACAAGTGCTGATTGTTAGAAtaaaaagtgactttttttttaacaagcctAAAATTATTCTCCCTTTTATTTAGATTATGGATATAGTGGCACATGGCTgcaatagtggcagcagcagaagcagcatagcattgAACATACAAGGCAGTTTATGGGCAGTAGTGGCATCAGTATTAGTACTTGTACTGGCAGTAGATTGTTGCATTAATGGTGGTGGAAATCGGGGATTAACATcaaggagcagcagcagccatatggaacATTTTGGTGgaaaggcagcagcatgatggaggcaaCAGCAGCCTTATGGAAGATTATGGCAATGGTGGCATGATGGAGACAGCGGCAGCAGTAGCCATACAGAAAGTGATGGTAAACAGACATCAGTGGCATGATGTTAAAGACAGCGGCGGCAGAAGTAGCAACCGTACAGAACTGATGGTTGGAAGGTcatagcagtggcatgatggaggtggcagcagcagccctacagaacgtgatggtaggcaggtcTAAGTAGTGACATGATGAAAgtccagtgtcccactatgtatcAGTAGTGGGGCCCTGTACACATAAGGATATTTGCAGAATGTAATTCTATAAGGTGAATGAATATTTCTCCTTCTAACAGGTTGGTTCTCTTTTGAATGTAGACACCCAGTCACTAGGTGGTTCTGGCACCACATATTTATACAGGGGCAAGGCAGGAAGTGTGAGTACGGTTGAGTGTGCATTGCAGACACAGATAGGTGAAGAGtaaggttgagcgaacccgaactgcaaagtacccggacccgaacacaatttttttcactgaagttcgggttcggtgttcaggtgattttattattttccattataacatggttataacggaaaataattgcattcttaatacagaatgctaaataaaatggccattgaggggttaaaaataataaaaaaaaactcacctcatccacttgatctcgcaggtggtatcctcttctttcttctttccgcaggagctgcaaaaggacctgcgatgacgtcaccacgctcaccacgtcatcacaggtcctgcagaaagaagaggataccggctgcgtgatcaagtggatgaggtgaggtgaaaattatttttaacccctcaatggacattttatttagcattctgtcttaagaatgctattattttccgttataaccatggtataaccGAAAATAATaacgtgaagttcgggtccccattgactttaatggggtccgggttcggggtcacgtttggatcccgaacccaaactttgacctgaagttcggctgaacccggcgaacccgaacttccacgggttcgctcatccccagtgaagagcaaggTCAGATTAAACCAGAACACTTAAGCAAGGTCAGCATCAGATAAGTCTACAGCCTAGGAAAGCTAACTCCAGAGTCAGATGCCTCAGCCAGACTGTAGTCAGACAAAAGGAGCTGGCTAACGAAAGCTAGGCCTGGACCTGCTGGACCCTGAAGACAAGTAATCTGACAAGTAGCTACTCCTTTGAGTTGTGCGCAGACCAAGGGTAGGCCTCAAGAAAGGAATAACAGAAACCCAGAGTGTTGAGGAGCATAAGGAGAGACTAGTGGAGTTGAGAGTGTTACCTCAGCCTATAGACTCCAATAGCACCCAATGAGACAGGAGTTAGCCTACTGTGCCTGTTCACACTCTATAGTGAAGTACAAGCTATATTTGGAGATTCATTCCTCTATGGACAGTGTGAACGTATTATTTGAAATTCTGCACATTCTATGTGACAAATTGTATTTTTTGGAACCAAATGACATGTGAAAAATGAATTCTGTGTGTCACTAAATGACATTCTGTGTGACAAAATTACATTCTATGTGACAAACTAAATGTGTGTCACAAAATGAATTCTATGTAACTGTGGGGCTATAGTGCATCATCTTTTCATAGTCCATTTTGTGGAATTCTATGTCACAAAATGACATTCTGTGTCACAAAATTAAATTTTGTGCACCATAATGAAAATCTGTGTGAAAAAATGACAGTTTGTGTCACAATTTTGTTAATTTTGATAATTTTGTGGCACAGAAAAGAATGGTATTTTGTGACACAGAATTTTATTTTGTTGCACAAAATGTTATCTTGTCACTCAGAATGTCATTGTGTGACATGGAATTCTACAAAATGAATTTTGTCTATACAAAAGGCATTTTGTATCACAACATGCACAATGAACTAATGTGCAATTAGTTCATTGTGCATGTTGTGATACAAAATGCCTTTTGTATAGACAAAATTCATTTTGTAGAATTCCATGTCACACAATGACATTCTGAGTGACAAGATAACATGGAGGCTGCAGAAGCAGCGGTACAGCACGTGATGGCAGGCAGGTCGCATTAGTGTCAtgatggaggtggcagaagcagccatacagaacgttATGGTAGGCAGACAAAGAGCAACAGTAGCATCAGGGAACAGGGTACATGCCAGAGACATTTGTCCAGggaaccagccttctgagagagagagggacagctagatcaggcctttcctcagcatcaaacccttcttcttccAGGGatcagactggagaagccagcctcaCCATCACCTATATTGTTTTGCAccggaattcctccagtaaagaagcaccctgattCTCTGGACTAATTTCCCAATGAgctttgtatgttccatgctatgctgttTTTGCTGCCGCTAATATTTCGGTCACATGCCACTAATACTGTACCCtttccatatccacactgcactgtTCCTGCTCCCAGTTAAAAGGCATAATTTTTTGAATGCttgcccccccccaagcccccgtttctttctttttttttatcccgTGTGTGTTTAAGCATTATCTGCctccgataagggacaattttaccAACAGCTATGTAAGTCAGTGTcacacatcatttactattgttgTGATTACATTCCAGAGCTTGATGAGGGGGGagggaaaaagaaagaaaatcataaaaaataaacaaaaagataaCAACTCTTCCTAAAATAAATtatgagtcctaggaggctagagggggttatatataCCAATTTtgtagggcaattggagcaactttagcTCAGCTCAAATCGATTTGGGACTTAACTgcactttttcaaaaatttggcgaacttgAACCGAACCGAATCTCGaatggtttgctcatctctacatgcAATGACTGAATAATGCAGCCATATTGTAAAGAAGTGATACCACCATACCATCACTGAATAATACTATTGTACTGTGACTACATAATACAAGTGTATAGTGACAAAATAATACCCCACACAGttacagatataaaaaaaaaactaatagtcAGTCAAAGATAGAGTAAGCAAATCCAGTTCCTTATAAGTGATGTCTTCTCTGATTATAATAGGACACCTTACTTGTCTTCTCCATCTGGCCCAGACCATCATTGTGATCTCAGGTAACAATTCACCTCTGCAAACATCTTTGTCTTCATACTTTTTCAGCACAAACAAATTCCCTAAATCTACCCCCAATTCAGCATATTCCCATGCAATCCTATTTCTGTCATATGAAGACTTTTTACCACAAAAATCATATAATAAAAAAGTGTGTATTTTTAACCCCTGCCTTCACCATCTCCGACTGATATGTATGGTGAAAGTCAGGTATTTAAAGATGGCGACCGCTTGAGAGCACAGTGGGCTCAGCAGACATCCAGGGCAGGCTCATGCAGTGATTGGGAATAATGCTGATCACAgacacttaacccctcagatgctgtcacCATGCCCTTCTCTGTGCTTCTGGGGCCAGCTGAGACTGGGGAAACCATACATTGTCTGCACTAGCCTAAGTTTATGTGAAGAAAACTATTCTATTACAGCTATAGTTCATGGCTCCATAAGAACACAACAAATCGGGAATGCATTACAATGATAACTCATTACAATGTAAGGCTAAAGTGATCTAAAGAttacatgttcaagtcccctagagTGGACCTAAAAGAAAGTAAAAGCaaaaaggttttaaaaatattaatatataCCCACCTACACAATGAAAAATAAACATCAAATGCATCGCTACATCCCAAAATGTCCTTACCATTGAAATATATTGATCCCTTAATTGGGACACTCCACACATCACGTATCTGGGAGTTAAAATAGAACCTGACCCCGGAACACTATTCCGTCTAAACTATATCCCACTATTAAACTCAATTCAGGATCAACTTTCCACACTTAAAAACTCTATGCTGTCTTGGTTTGGAAGGAAAAATATAGTAACATCACTTATATTACCCAAAATGACTTAATTTCAACAGGTTCTGCCAATTCCAGTACCAAAATCGTTCTACATTACAGCGAACCAAATGATTAGGTCATTTATTTGGGCCGGAAAAAGGGCACGCATATCTTATGCTACCTTAAGCAAACCTAAGCCTTTTGGTGGGAATCGGATGCCTAACCCAGAGTTATATAACAAGGCAGTGCTCCTGGCTAGAATGGTTGGCTGGGTTAAAGGAACACTAGGTGAGCAGAGGcgtagctataggaggtgcagaggtagcagtctctaccgggcccaggagcctgagggggcccaaagaacattgtgccacataagacaccgatattatagaaagtgcatgctggtcaagttacagctCGGCTTGTGGGAAGGGGTAAGTTCAAGgtgtgtttcaatttttgcctcaggcagcacaaagtctATGTGCTTCCCTACCCCTGGTCACAAAGCACTCAGGGAAGGGGGGCCAGAGCTGAACCCTTGCACCAGGGCACATGAGCTTCAGCTACGCCCCTGTTGGTGAGTCATGGGTGGACCTTGAACAATCACACTTTGGCCTCCCTTTCCGGGGACTTTTGGTGGGAGCTGACATTCCCACGAATATGGTCAAATCCTTCAATCAAATAATTAAATCCACTTTAGGAGCCTGGGAATGGTTTCAATCGTCTCAAAATGCCATACCTTTGCCCTCTCCTCTGATACAAGTTAGAGATATCTTGGCCTTTGCACCTAGTGCTTTATTAAGTCGTCTACCTGCATCTATACGGTACTCAATACACCCGGTCCTGTCCCTTTATGGTGAAAGCGGTGAGGTGTTGGAGTCTGTAACTATGTCACAGCTTTTTCCAGACTGTAGATTTTCACCCCCCTTAATATCCTTTTTACGCTCCTTCATTTCCAAACATGTTACATTACGAACGCTGCTGCGTCCGTTGAATTGGTTTGAAGGCTTATTATCAAAGTCTGACCCAAAAGCCAAACTGATTCCtctgatctataaaaaaaaatatgtacccCCATACTTATGCCAAAACCCGCATTTATCAATCTTTGGGAAAAGGATCTTGACACCTTCTTTACCCAGCCAGAAATTTCACAAATCCTTCTGAGACCTCATAAAACTTCAAGATGTGTCCGAACGCAGGAAAATGGTTACAAAATTTTAacaagatggtataaaaccccgGATGTCACATGAAGATACAACACGGATAGATCAGTTATGTGTTGGAGGTGTTGTACTGACAAAGGCTCATATTTCCATATTTGGTGGACCTGCCCTCAAATTAAGACTTGGTGGTCCGAAATATTTGACATATGTAACAAGATTTGGCACTCGGCTATCCCAACATCACCACAATTAGCCCTATTGGGGATCCATACTTCCAATACAACTGGGACTATCCCTCCACTTTTTAGTCATCTCCTCAATGCAGCTCGTCTTTTGATTCCTTGCTATTGTCTATCAGAGGAACTCCCATCCATAACCCATTGGCTGTGTAAGGTGGATCAACTTTATAGGTTTGAGGAAATAGCTTCATGGGAGAATAACAAGATAATGAAGTTTAAGAAATGTTGGCTACCTTGGTCCTTTTTTAGGAATTATTGAAGGTATATTTATTGTAATCAGATTCTACCTATCTATTCATTCCACTTCTGAGAATTATTTTGATTGTCCCTTATTTCTATATACTTGTCCATATTAggcaactgtacagatttttagTAATCTCATTGAACTGTACCTGAAAAGTATTATTTGTACTTTTTTATTGTTATCCTAATAGATTCTTTGTGAATTTATAATTTTCTTCAATAAagaatgaaaataataataataatatattgatCCCGTACATTGAACGCCTTAAAAAAAAGACATGCACACTCCAAAATCATATCAGTAAAAACTAAGCCCTGAaacagctgtatacagtatatctaaCCCTGcataagttatgggggtcagaatatggataTTCAAAataatatatagtttttttttaagtttacatttttatttttttcagtataaaaacacaataaaaaccaTATAATTGTGGCAtccctgtaatcgtactgacttggataatgaaggtaacaggtcagttttacagcaTAGGGAACTCcataaaacaaaacccataaaactgtgacaggattgcatttttttccaattccaccccatttggatcccACACAACaatatatgcaatattaaattgtgccattagagAGTACATGTCCCACAAAAAACTAGTCCTTGTATGCATATgtgaacacaaaaataaaaaaaaagttaaaggtcTTCTTTATTCTTTTACTGTATATCAGTGGTGCATTCTGATGCTCCACCTTGCCCTGTTGCATCTGTTTACTGCCGATGACATAATGGGCTTCACATCACTATGCTAGGTGGAAGCttcagcctagcagtgagcctggtgatgtcaccggcacagcTGGGCGGTCCAtactgcctagcagtgagcccactGTCATCACCAGTACAGATGAGTGGCCTATACTGCCTATCAGTGAGCCCAATGATTTCACCGGCACACATAGGCGGTCTATACTGCCTAGGAGCaatcccagtgatgtcactggcacagaAGGCGGCTTTTACTGCCTAGCAgcaagcccagtgatgtcactggcacagaAGGCGGCCTTTACTGCCTAGCAGCGAGCCCAGGGACATCACTGGCACAGATGGTTGGTCTAtactgcctagcagtgagcctggtgatgtcatGGCACAGATGGGCGGCCTTTACTGCCTAGGAGAGAGCCCAGGGACATCACTTTCACAGATGGCGGCCTTTACTGTCTAGCAGGGAGCCCGGTGTTGTCACAGGCACAGATGGGTGCTGAAGGCTGTTTTGGTGGCGGGCACTATGTTACTTTGCGTCACTGGCAGTAATCAAACAGATCTTGCAATCTGCGATGCAGTGcaaggcaagggggagcatcggtGCAAGGAAATGCTCCGTTGCtacactcatatatatatatatatatatatagtaaaagaaTAAAGAAAAGCTTTTATCCAGGTTCAGCCCTGAATCTGGAGAACACATTTAATGCATGGAGTAAAAACGATAACACAAAAACTGAAACTAGCCCGTGGCTGAAAGGGATAATGTCTCTTGTCTACCTTTGTCAAATGATAGTAACCTGAACCTTAAGAcactttctgtattataattattttattagtCTTATTGTCACACAAGTTCAGCACGATTGATTCCTAACGTATTTATGTGTCCGTATTACAAATGTGTCTATAAATGCAGTCAGTTTGTGTTAGTAAACCTGCAGTTGGGCCAAGGAACATACCCATAATACGGATGCATAAATCCGTCCGTAATAAAGAAGGGTGAATTCAGCTTCATTATTATGTATTTCTTACATTACTCTGGTTCTGGAAAAATTTTAAGTCATTTTAAAGTAAATTTCGTTGTATGTTTTTGAAACATTTTACTGCATTTATAGCTTTCCAAATATCTTTATTTCTCAGGCTATAAATAATAGGATTGATCAGTGGTGTAAACACTGTATACAGCAGTGATAGGATCTTACTAAAGTTCAGTGATTCAATTTTTTGTGGAAAAACATAAACACTGAACATAGTCCAATAGAATATGGAGACCACAATGAGGTGGGAGCTACAGGTGGAGAACGCTTTCTGTCTACCAGTACTGGAAGGGATCCTTAGGACAGTGACGATGATATTAGTGTATgataacattattattattgttggtATGATAACTGATATTATACTGAGGAAATAGATTTCTAATCGAAGGATAAAGATGTCAGAACAGGAAATTTCTTGTAAGGGAAGAAGATCACAGAAGAAATGGTCCATAATATTTTGTTCGCAAAAATTTAGCTTTGAGATTGTAAAAATGTCAGTGAATATTATGGAAAAACTGATCAACCAACAGGCGATGGATAATTTCACACATCTTTCAGTAGTCATGATAGAAGCGTAAAGTAGGGGATTGCAGATggccacatatctgtcataagacATCACTGTGAGGAGAAGACATTCAAATGCTTCAGAGgtgctgaaaaaataaaattgagcAATACAGCCAGTAAAAGAGAGGGTCCCCCCATTTTTTTGTAGAATATGAAGCATGTTGGGAATAATTTCTGTAGTCAAGAGGATGTCATTGACAGATAGTTGAGAGATGAAGAAGTACATTGGAGTTTGGAGGTTCTTGCTGGTGGACACCAGAGTAATGATCAGGAGGTTCCCACATATTGTCCCACAGTAAACCACCAAGAAAAGCCAGAACAGGAAAGTTCTTACATCTCGACTGCCTTGGAATCCCAAGAGGAAAAATTCTGTCACCATAGTCAGATTCGTCTCCTGTATATTAGCATAGacataaatggggtcatttatcaaaatgttgtaaagtagagctggcttccaaaggagctgtcaaaaaagaaaagtggaatctgattggttgctatgggcaaccaagccagttctactttacaccagtttgataaatgaccccaaagatCTAAGTAAATAACCTTCTAGTTAACTAATGAGTAATATAACGATACCTTGGGCTAGTGGTAGTGAAccgtttagagaccga is a genomic window of Bufo bufo chromosome 1, aBufBuf1.1, whole genome shotgun sequence containing:
- the LOC120989912 gene encoding olfactory receptor 1009-like, translated to MYRTCDDINTGHLAFSIDGRDNILERNETNLTMVTEFFLLGFQGSRDVRTFLFWLFLVVYCGTICGNLLIITLVSTSKNLQTPMYFFISQLSVNDILLTTEIIPNMLHILQKNGGTLSFTGCIAQFYFFSTSEAFECLLLTVMSYDRYVAICNPLLYASIMTTERCVKLSIACWLISFSIIFTDIFTISKLNFCEQNIMDHFFCDLLPLQEISCSDIFILRLEIYFLSIISVIIPTIIIMLSYTNIIVTVLRIPSSTGRQKAFSTCSSHLIVVSIFYWTMFSVYVFPQKIESLNFSKILSLLYTVFTPLINPIIYSLRNKDIWKAINALFPQTYKVDPPYTANGLWMGVPLIDNSKESKDELH